From the genome of Amycolatopsis sp. NBC_01488, one region includes:
- a CDS encoding hydroxymethylglutaryl-CoA lyase translates to MGTRELGLPERVPSAGDLPERVTIWEVGPRDGLQNEKTIVPVEVKLEFLDRLAGAGLTTLEATSFVHPQWVPQLADAEQLLAGLDRREGVRYPVLVPNEKGLNRALDAGVEHIAIFASATETFARKNLNSSLDEQFAMFEPVVTRAREAGLDVRGYLSMCFGDPWEGAVPAKQVADAGRRLLDMGCSQLSLGDTIGVATAGQVENLVGLFGDVGTLAVHFHDTYGQALANTLAALRCGVSTVDSSAGGLGGCPYAESATGNLATEDLVWMLDGLGVATGVDLDALVAASAWMAGQLGRPSPSRVVAALS, encoded by the coding sequence ATGGGCACGCGCGAACTGGGCCTGCCCGAGCGGGTCCCCTCGGCGGGTGACCTGCCGGAGCGGGTCACGATCTGGGAGGTCGGCCCGCGGGACGGGCTGCAGAACGAGAAGACGATCGTCCCGGTCGAGGTCAAGCTGGAGTTCCTCGACCGGCTCGCGGGTGCCGGCCTGACCACGCTGGAGGCGACCAGCTTCGTGCACCCCCAGTGGGTGCCGCAGCTGGCCGACGCCGAGCAGCTGCTGGCCGGGCTCGACCGCCGCGAAGGCGTCCGCTACCCGGTGCTGGTGCCGAACGAGAAGGGCCTGAACCGCGCTCTCGACGCCGGCGTCGAGCACATCGCGATCTTCGCCAGCGCGACCGAGACATTCGCCCGGAAGAACCTCAACTCGTCGCTCGACGAGCAGTTCGCGATGTTCGAGCCGGTCGTGACGCGGGCCCGGGAAGCCGGCCTGGACGTGCGCGGCTACCTCTCGATGTGCTTCGGCGACCCGTGGGAGGGCGCCGTGCCGGCCAAGCAGGTCGCCGACGCCGGCCGCCGCCTGCTGGACATGGGGTGCTCGCAGCTTTCGCTGGGCGACACCATCGGCGTCGCGACCGCGGGCCAGGTCGAGAACCTCGTCGGGCTGTTCGGCGATGTCGGTACTTTGGCCGTGCACTTCCACGACACCTACGGTCAGGCTCTCGCCAACACGCTGGCGGCGCTCCGATGTGGAGTGTCGACAGTGGACTCTTCGGCCGGCGGGCTCGGCGGCTGCCCGTACGCCGAGTCGGCCACGGGGAACCTGGCCACCGAAGACCTGGTGTGGATGCTGGACGGCCTCGGGGTGGCTACCGGCGTCGACCTGGACGCGCTGGTGGCGGCCAGTGCCTGGATGGCGGGACAGCTCGGCCGCCCGAGCCCGTCCCGCGTGGTCGCCGCGTTGAGCTGA
- a CDS encoding PH domain-containing protein, whose protein sequence is MAYPDDLLSEQEHVVVHSHPHFKMLIFPTLAFLVTLGAGSWLAILAKDAGSPWNTVGLIAIGVVALVLIVWLFLAPLVRWRTTHFIVTTDRLIAREGVLKRTGIDIPMGRINSVQFEHGLLDRVFGCGTLIIESASDEPLRFEDIPHVEKVHTVIYREVNDNPYDDYRPGSQAAPGPQQTEPLPPQGGRPQRGDRRR, encoded by the coding sequence GTGGCTTATCCGGATGATTTGCTCAGCGAGCAAGAGCACGTCGTGGTGCACAGTCATCCGCACTTCAAGATGCTGATCTTCCCGACGCTCGCGTTCCTGGTCACCCTGGGCGCGGGCAGCTGGCTGGCGATCCTCGCGAAGGACGCCGGCTCGCCGTGGAACACGGTCGGGCTGATCGCCATCGGGGTCGTCGCCCTCGTGCTGATCGTGTGGCTGTTCCTGGCACCGCTCGTGCGCTGGCGCACCACCCACTTCATCGTGACCACCGACCGCCTCATCGCCCGCGAAGGCGTCCTCAAGCGCACCGGCATCGACATCCCGATGGGCCGGATCAACAGCGTCCAGTTCGAGCACGGCCTGCTCGACCGGGTCTTCGGCTGCGGCACCCTGATCATCGAGTCGGCGTCGGACGAGCCGCTGCGGTTCGAGGACATCCCGCACGTCGAGAAGGTGCACACGGTGATCTACCGCGAGGTCAACGACAACCCGTACGACGACTACCGGCCGGGCTCCCAGGCCGCTCCCGGCCCCCAGCAGACCGAGCCGCTGCCGCCCCAGGGCGGTCGTCCGCAGCGCGGCGACCGACGCCGCTGA
- a CDS encoding GH92 family glycosyl hydrolase: MRRVVTAALIVPLITAVASPATAEVQNRDFATYVDPFAGAKAGDTPETNTYAGDTFPGADVPFGMVQWSPDTPLQPKPPAGQGRYYARDRDGGYAWEENKLRGFSLTHFNGAGCGGAAGDVPFLPFAGNLSTSPAVDATKYFPTFSHGNESASPGYYKVTTDSGITTELTATQRSGLGRFTFPKNSPATLLIDVAQSAMGSDDASVTVDPARRTVEGWVSSGHFCRGPNTYKVYFTASFDQPFTTSGTWQDATVTPGGTSARGGDLSKATWDKQVVTADGGSGAYLTFDPAKPVQVRVGLSYVDMDGARLNVAAEQRHDSFDAVKDNARRTWNDRLRQIAVEGGTDAATRTFYTALYHTLMQPNVFSDVDGRYAGFDKAVHRTKPGHAQYANFSGWDTYRDEVQLLSMLAPHEAADMAQSMLNQANQAGGIWDRWSQNNDFMGVMGGDPYHSIIASTYAFGATDFDASQALKSMVNGATRVQQAGERALERPGLSDYLALGYHPNNVSDMLEETTADFGIAQLAQRLGQQSTYQQFMSRAQYWENVYNPATGYLQTRMRDGQFLSPFDPAQYQEMRYQEGNAAQYTWMVPYDVRGLFDAMGGDDAVKKRLDFFFTKLNSDANSPYAFMSNEPSFEVPWEYAYAGAPSKTQDIVRRSAELLFKPTEDGLPGNDDLGATSAWYVFAALGMYPEAPGRAEMVLASPMFPKITLTRETGQRISITAPGASSSVKYVQSLRLNGKPSTKPWLPESFAVNGGRLDFTLGASPTSWGSGASDAPPSFRDGEVPVRGRVGPGRIVVAPGGTTSATVTAEGITGQGKVTWQAKPPAGITVTPSSGTLTVGAHGSAAQQVNVTAAAGTPDAFTSVPVTFSGQQVPAYLPVTVGNPGTLHAADTNVGVTDDKLVQYGDFGETDLYPGGFAFSYSAQGFAANGITPGGVVTANGQQFRWPSSPTGSPDNVIAAGQTLAVDAAKGATKLSFLGAATGSDAQGTVTVTYTDGSTQQGALGLSEWLLKGGDETPQFGNTVVAKVPYVNSAFPRYMFRLQRPYTSYLFATAPIALDPAKQVRSITLPTPGAGQAHIFTYAVS; the protein is encoded by the coding sequence ATGCGCAGAGTCGTCACCGCGGCTTTGATCGTCCCCCTCATCACGGCCGTGGCCAGCCCCGCGACCGCCGAAGTCCAGAACCGGGACTTCGCCACCTACGTCGACCCGTTCGCCGGCGCGAAGGCCGGCGACACCCCGGAGACCAACACCTACGCCGGCGACACCTTCCCCGGCGCCGACGTCCCCTTCGGCATGGTGCAGTGGAGCCCCGACACGCCCCTGCAGCCCAAGCCGCCCGCCGGGCAGGGCCGGTACTACGCCCGCGACCGCGACGGCGGGTACGCCTGGGAGGAGAACAAGCTCCGCGGCTTCAGCCTCACCCACTTCAACGGCGCCGGCTGCGGCGGCGCGGCCGGCGACGTCCCGTTCCTGCCGTTCGCGGGGAACCTGAGCACGTCCCCCGCGGTCGACGCCACGAAGTACTTCCCCACCTTCAGCCACGGCAACGAATCCGCGTCCCCCGGCTACTACAAGGTGACGACGGACTCCGGCATCACCACGGAGCTGACCGCGACCCAGCGCTCCGGCCTGGGCCGCTTCACCTTCCCGAAGAACTCGCCCGCCACGCTGCTCATCGACGTCGCGCAGTCCGCGATGGGCAGCGACGACGCCTCGGTGACGGTCGACCCGGCCAGGCGCACCGTCGAAGGCTGGGTCTCCAGCGGGCACTTCTGCCGCGGCCCCAACACCTACAAGGTCTACTTCACCGCGTCGTTCGACCAGCCGTTCACGACGTCCGGGACCTGGCAGGACGCCACCGTGACGCCCGGCGGCACCAGCGCCCGCGGCGGCGACCTCAGCAAGGCCACCTGGGACAAGCAGGTCGTCACCGCCGACGGCGGTTCGGGCGCCTACCTGACCTTCGACCCGGCCAAGCCGGTCCAGGTGCGCGTCGGATTGTCCTATGTGGACATGGACGGCGCGCGGCTCAACGTCGCCGCCGAGCAGCGGCACGACTCGTTCGACGCGGTCAAGGACAACGCGCGCCGGACCTGGAACGACCGCCTGCGGCAGATCGCCGTCGAGGGCGGCACGGACGCGGCGACCCGCACGTTCTACACCGCGCTCTACCACACGCTCATGCAGCCGAACGTCTTTTCCGATGTGGACGGTCGCTACGCGGGCTTCGACAAGGCGGTCCACCGCACGAAGCCCGGCCACGCGCAGTACGCCAACTTCTCCGGCTGGGACACCTACCGCGACGAGGTCCAGCTGCTGTCGATGCTCGCCCCGCACGAGGCCGCCGACATGGCGCAGTCGATGCTCAACCAGGCGAACCAGGCGGGCGGGATCTGGGACCGCTGGTCGCAGAACAACGACTTCATGGGCGTGATGGGCGGCGACCCCTACCACTCGATCATCGCCAGCACGTACGCCTTCGGCGCCACGGACTTCGACGCGTCGCAAGCGCTGAAGTCGATGGTCAACGGCGCGACGCGCGTCCAGCAGGCCGGCGAACGCGCGCTCGAGCGGCCCGGCCTGTCCGACTACCTGGCGCTGGGCTACCACCCCAACAACGTCTCGGACATGCTCGAGGAGACGACGGCCGACTTCGGCATCGCCCAGCTGGCTCAGCGACTCGGTCAGCAGAGCACCTACCAGCAGTTCATGTCGCGGGCGCAGTACTGGGAGAACGTCTACAACCCGGCGACCGGCTACCTGCAGACCCGGATGCGCGACGGGCAGTTCCTCTCGCCGTTCGATCCCGCGCAGTACCAGGAAATGCGCTACCAGGAAGGGAACGCGGCGCAGTACACGTGGATGGTGCCGTACGACGTCCGCGGCCTCTTCGACGCGATGGGCGGCGACGACGCCGTGAAGAAGCGTCTCGACTTCTTCTTCACGAAGCTGAACAGCGACGCCAATTCCCCGTACGCCTTCATGTCGAACGAGCCGTCGTTCGAGGTGCCGTGGGAGTACGCCTACGCGGGCGCGCCGTCGAAGACGCAGGACATCGTGCGCCGCTCGGCGGAGCTGCTGTTCAAGCCGACCGAGGACGGCCTGCCCGGCAACGACGACCTCGGCGCGACGTCGGCGTGGTACGTCTTCGCCGCGCTCGGCATGTACCCGGAGGCGCCCGGCCGCGCCGAGATGGTGCTGGCCAGCCCGATGTTCCCGAAGATCACCCTGACCCGCGAGACCGGGCAGCGGATCTCGATCACCGCGCCCGGCGCGTCCAGTTCGGTGAAGTACGTGCAGAGCCTTCGCCTGAACGGCAAGCCGAGCACGAAACCGTGGCTGCCGGAGTCGTTCGCGGTGAACGGCGGACGGCTCGACTTCACGCTCGGCGCGTCCCCGACGTCGTGGGGTTCCGGCGCTTCGGACGCACCGCCGTCCTTCCGCGACGGCGAGGTGCCGGTGCGCGGCCGCGTCGGCCCCGGCCGGATCGTCGTCGCGCCCGGCGGGACCACCAGCGCCACGGTGACCGCGGAGGGCATCACCGGCCAGGGCAAGGTGACGTGGCAGGCGAAGCCGCCGGCCGGGATCACCGTGACGCCGTCGAGCGGGACGCTCACCGTGGGCGCGCACGGATCCGCGGCACAGCAGGTGAACGTGACCGCGGCGGCCGGGACCCCGGACGCGTTCACGAGCGTGCCGGTGACCTTCAGCGGGCAGCAGGTGCCCGCGTACCTGCCGGTGACGGTCGGGAACCCGGGGACACTGCACGCGGCGGACACGAACGTCGGCGTCACGGACGACAAGCTCGTCCAGTACGGCGACTTCGGCGAAACCGACCTCTACCCGGGCGGGTTCGCGTTCTCCTACTCCGCGCAGGGCTTCGCCGCGAACGGCATCACGCCGGGCGGCGTGGTGACGGCCAACGGGCAGCAGTTCCGCTGGCCGTCGAGCCCGACGGGCTCACCGGACAACGTGATCGCGGCCGGGCAAACGCTTGCGGTGGACGCTGCGAAGGGCGCGACGAAGCTGTCGTTCCTCGGCGCGGCGACCGGATCGGACGCGCAGGGCACGGTGACCGTCACCTACACCGACGGCTCGACGCAGCAAGGGGCCCTGGGCCTGTCGGAGTGGCTGCTGAAGGGCGGTGACGAGACGCCGCAGTTCGGGAACACGGTCGTCGCGAAGGTGCCGTACGTGAACTCGGCGTTCCCGAGGTACATGTTCCGGCTGCAGCGGCCGTACACGTCGTACCTGTTCGCGACGGCGCCGATCGCTCTCGACCCGGCGAAGCAGGTCCGCAGCATCACCCTGCCCACCCCCGGCGCAGGACAGGCGCACATCTTCACCTACGCGGTGTCCTGA
- a CDS encoding Pvc16 family protein, with the protein MIAQVDAALCRLLRPCLPAGTRIRLDPPKPTWQTESQVRSVELFLFALHDAVEEEREGKRAARRCALSYLVTARAAQVEEEHDLLDAALHAVLDAEPSCESASSIRMALATTDPTGLWTSLGIPARAGFVLRVTADV; encoded by the coding sequence ATGATCGCCCAGGTCGACGCGGCTCTGTGCCGGCTCCTGCGGCCCTGCCTGCCGGCGGGGACGCGGATCCGGCTCGATCCGCCGAAGCCGACCTGGCAGACGGAGTCACAGGTGCGAAGCGTGGAGCTGTTCCTCTTCGCGCTGCACGACGCCGTCGAGGAAGAGAGGGAGGGGAAGCGCGCGGCCCGCCGCTGCGCGCTTTCCTACCTCGTCACGGCGCGGGCCGCGCAGGTCGAGGAGGAGCACGACCTGCTCGACGCCGCCCTGCACGCGGTGCTCGACGCCGAGCCGTCTTGCGAAAGCGCTTCCTCGATCCGGATGGCTTTGGCCACAACGGATCCGACGGGGTTGTGGACGAGCCTGGGCATACCCGCCCGAGCCGGTTTCGTCCTGCGGGTCACGGCCGACGTCTAA
- a CDS encoding response regulator transcription factor, with protein MVLLAEDDPAIAEPLSRALEREGYEIHVVTDGPSVLDATAAQRVDLLVLDLGLPGMDGLEVCRRLRANGTELPVLMLTARTDEVDFVVGLDAGADDYVAKPFRLAELLARIRALLRRRVPEVLEAGGVRMDLGARLVTVDLHEVQLANKEFELLRVLMSRAGQVVSRDEILAEVWNDLESKTSKTLDMHMSWLRRKLAIAADEAAGRTSKTHDGERRIATVRGVGFRFNAE; from the coding sequence ATGGTCCTACTTGCCGAAGACGATCCGGCCATCGCCGAACCGCTCTCCCGCGCCCTCGAACGTGAGGGATACGAGATCCACGTCGTCACCGACGGCCCTTCGGTGCTCGACGCCACCGCCGCCCAGAGAGTCGACCTGCTCGTGCTCGACCTCGGGCTGCCCGGCATGGACGGCCTGGAGGTCTGCCGGCGCCTTCGCGCCAACGGCACCGAGCTGCCCGTCCTGATGCTCACCGCGCGCACCGACGAGGTCGACTTCGTCGTCGGCCTGGACGCGGGCGCGGACGACTACGTCGCCAAGCCGTTCCGGCTCGCCGAGCTGCTCGCCCGGATCCGCGCGCTGCTGCGCCGCCGGGTGCCGGAGGTGCTCGAAGCCGGCGGCGTGCGGATGGACCTGGGCGCGCGGCTGGTCACCGTCGACCTGCACGAGGTGCAGCTGGCGAACAAGGAGTTCGAGCTGCTGCGGGTGCTGATGAGCCGCGCCGGGCAGGTCGTCAGCCGCGACGAGATCCTCGCCGAGGTGTGGAACGACCTCGAGTCGAAGACGTCCAAGACGCTCGACATGCACATGTCGTGGCTGCGGCGGAAGCTCGCCATCGCCGCCGACGAGGCCGCCGGGCGCACCAGCAAGACCCACGACGGCGAGCGGCGGATCGCGACCGTCCGCGGCGTCGGCTTCCGGTTCAACGCCGAATAA
- a CDS encoding biotin--[acetyl-CoA-carboxylase] ligase, giving the protein MPEIDAARLSAALKDRYAKIDVVERTGSTNADLRKAVDQGAADRTVLLAEEQTAGVGRRARTWSSPKGAGLYLSVALRPGVPFTALGSLSLVAGLAVRAAAAGVGVDAVLKWPNDVLSGGAKCAGILAEAVAGDPPSLVLGIGLNVLPLGDVQPGPGGLPATSLAELGATNTDRTDVAIALLTELDEREKRWRLAGGDLTEAGLLGDYRAHCATLGQDVEVQLPDGTSLTGRAADIDAAGQLQVDTTGGRRHTVFAGDVVHVRPA; this is encoded by the coding sequence ATGCCTGAGATCGACGCTGCCCGGCTGAGCGCGGCACTCAAGGATCGGTACGCGAAGATCGACGTCGTGGAGCGCACCGGCTCCACCAACGCCGACCTGCGGAAAGCCGTCGATCAGGGCGCCGCGGACCGGACCGTCCTGCTCGCCGAAGAACAGACCGCGGGGGTGGGTCGCCGGGCCCGGACGTGGAGCTCGCCGAAGGGCGCCGGGCTGTACCTCAGCGTGGCGCTGCGGCCGGGCGTCCCGTTCACGGCGCTGGGCTCACTCTCCCTCGTCGCCGGGCTCGCCGTCCGGGCGGCCGCGGCCGGCGTCGGGGTCGACGCCGTGCTGAAGTGGCCCAACGACGTCCTCTCCGGCGGCGCCAAGTGCGCCGGGATCCTCGCCGAGGCCGTCGCCGGGGACCCGCCGTCGCTCGTGCTCGGCATCGGCCTGAACGTGCTGCCCCTCGGTGACGTCCAGCCGGGTCCCGGCGGCCTGCCCGCGACGTCGCTCGCCGAGCTGGGTGCCACGAACACCGACCGCACCGACGTCGCGATCGCGCTGCTCACCGAGCTCGACGAGCGGGAGAAGCGCTGGCGGCTCGCGGGCGGCGACCTCACCGAGGCGGGCCTGCTGGGCGACTACCGCGCCCACTGCGCCACCCTCGGCCAGGACGTCGAGGTGCAGCTGCCGGACGGCACCTCGCTCACCGGCCGCGCCGCCGACATCGACGCCGCCGGCCAGCTCCAGGTCGACACGACCGGCGGCCGGCGGCACACCGTCTTCGCGGGTGACGTGGTCCACGTCCGCCCGGCCTGA
- a CDS encoding ATP-binding protein, which translates to MRRRILLAILLAVAVTAAVLGIPLGIVASWQIESSYRETLAENARAAAAILDTEIANGQQIDLDQVRAAVPANGLLTVQVPDQQEKRYGNDPGADTVTETADLARDGKVAIAIPAGPMHERQTTVTLVVVLLVLLSVGTGAVVAIATARRLAKPLRHVAERASRLGGGDFRPDPSRYGVGELDMVAEALDASGTALAQLVQRERQLVGDVSHQLRSRLTALQLRLEPLTVHPDEEVADESKAAQEQADRLAEALDELLAAARAAREVGAEPVDLPTQLPKMAQEWRELLRSEGRNLRMRVADGLMARATPGRLREVVGVLLDNALRHGSGTVTVAARRGDAEGTVVVEVSDTGSGVPDELAPHIFERGFSGGGSTGVGLALARALVEADGGRLELSNRRPAVFSLFLKVPRPSDVPEVRWPAERVPR; encoded by the coding sequence GTGCGCCGTCGCATCCTGCTGGCCATCCTGCTGGCCGTGGCCGTCACCGCGGCGGTCCTCGGCATCCCGCTGGGCATCGTGGCGAGCTGGCAGATCGAGTCGAGCTACCGCGAGACGCTCGCCGAGAACGCCCGCGCGGCGGCGGCGATCCTCGACACCGAGATCGCCAACGGCCAGCAGATCGACCTCGACCAGGTCCGCGCGGCGGTCCCGGCGAACGGCCTGCTCACCGTGCAGGTCCCCGACCAGCAGGAGAAGCGCTACGGCAACGACCCGGGCGCCGACACCGTCACCGAGACGGCCGACCTCGCCCGGGACGGCAAGGTGGCCATCGCCATCCCGGCCGGCCCGATGCACGAGCGGCAGACGACGGTGACGCTGGTCGTCGTCCTGCTGGTGCTGCTCTCGGTCGGCACCGGCGCGGTGGTGGCGATCGCGACGGCGAGACGGCTGGCGAAGCCCCTGCGGCACGTCGCCGAGCGCGCGTCCCGCCTCGGCGGCGGCGACTTCCGGCCCGACCCCAGCCGCTACGGCGTCGGCGAGCTGGACATGGTCGCCGAGGCCCTCGACGCGTCCGGCACCGCGCTCGCCCAGCTCGTCCAGCGGGAACGTCAGCTCGTCGGCGACGTTTCGCACCAGCTGCGCAGCCGGCTGACGGCGTTGCAGCTGCGGCTCGAACCGCTCACCGTGCACCCGGACGAAGAGGTGGCCGACGAGTCGAAGGCGGCCCAGGAGCAGGCGGACCGGCTCGCCGAGGCGCTCGACGAGCTGCTGGCGGCGGCGCGCGCCGCCCGCGAGGTCGGCGCGGAACCGGTGGACCTGCCGACGCAGCTGCCCAAGATGGCGCAGGAGTGGCGAGAGCTGCTCCGCTCGGAGGGCCGCAACCTCCGGATGCGCGTGGCCGACGGCCTGATGGCGCGCGCGACACCGGGGCGGCTGCGCGAGGTGGTCGGTGTGCTGCTGGACAACGCCCTGCGCCACGGTTCGGGCACGGTCACGGTGGCCGCCCGCCGCGGCGACGCCGAGGGCACGGTGGTGGTCGAGGTCAGCGACACGGGCTCGGGCGTGCCGGACGAGCTGGCCCCGCACATCTTCGAGCGCGGGTTTTCCGGAGGCGGCTCGACGGGCGTCGGACTGGCACTGGCCCGCGCGTTGGTGGAGGCGGACGGCGGCCGCCTGGAGCTGTCCAACCGGCGGCCGGCGGTGTTCAGCCTGTTCTTGAAGGTGCCGCGGCCGAGTGATGTTCCCGAGGTCCGGTGGCCCGCGGAGCGCGTTCCGCGTTAG
- the hisN gene encoding histidinol-phosphatase, producing MTVPGYGDDLALATRLADAADAITTARFRALDLRIERKPDRTPVTDADTAVEDEIRAMLASERPGDAVLGEERGGSAATGRAWVLDPIDGTKNFLRGVPVWATLIALVEDGDPVVGMITAPLLGRRWWAATGSGAFSSDSAGTRQLSVSGVSSLSDAYLSTTDLNSWIEYHSREKYLDLVDACWETRAFGDFWHHVLVAEGALDVAAECIVNPWDVAAAQVIVTEAGGRFSDLDGVERYDNGSALSTNGRLHEEALATLKR from the coding sequence GTGACCGTGCCTGGCTACGGAGATGATCTGGCCCTCGCCACTCGGCTGGCTGACGCCGCCGACGCGATCACGACGGCGCGCTTCCGCGCCCTGGACCTGAGGATCGAGCGCAAGCCCGACCGCACCCCGGTGACCGACGCGGACACCGCGGTCGAGGACGAGATCCGGGCCATGCTGGCTTCCGAACGCCCCGGCGACGCGGTGCTCGGCGAGGAGCGCGGCGGCTCCGCGGCGACCGGCCGGGCGTGGGTCCTCGACCCGATCGACGGCACCAAGAACTTCCTCCGGGGAGTACCCGTCTGGGCGACCCTGATCGCCCTCGTCGAGGACGGCGACCCGGTGGTCGGCATGATCACCGCGCCGCTGCTGGGCCGCCGCTGGTGGGCGGCCACGGGCTCGGGCGCGTTCTCGAGCGACTCGGCGGGCACCCGGCAGCTGTCGGTTTCCGGCGTCTCGTCCCTTTCGGACGCGTATCTGTCCACGACGGACCTGAACTCGTGGATCGAATACCACTCGCGCGAGAAGTACCTGGACCTGGTGGACGCGTGCTGGGAGACCCGCGCGTTCGGCGACTTCTGGCACCACGTCCTGGTGGCGGAAGGCGCGCTGGACGTGGCGGCGGAGTGCATCGTGAACCCGTGGGACGTCGCGGCGGCGCAGGTGATCGTCACCGAGGCCGGCGGCCGGTTCAGCGACCTCGACGGCGTCGAGCGGTACGACAACGGGAGCGCGCTGTCGACGAACGGGCGGCTGCACGAAGAGGCACTGGCGACCCTCAAGCGGTAA
- a CDS encoding TNT domain-containing protein — protein sequence MTEPSEAGSEPVEADLDTGPIRLPGYGLTDSGAFEEAPTPPSGHPAAWPHAVSPLLPPFPLPPAPPVPAPPAPAPAGPPPPVAGPPPNPGSPAPLPPLGSPRKERESVVALFLVHMFPIGHLPVAMDKPALQLPLPDDPDGFGPNDHPDARLIFDDQALTNVTAGFRRSPTAPPRPVPRHLTEGYVPYAHATQAVWIRRFVVGHSELGPEYAWPPGEMFPEGSVDHAEPVMVPANTVLDRFGPAYGRVFFADGTPFAERSLPPGMLDAEYRRYVVVRAVPMWRSETANWFGQVGGGTRYRALLAADELVTLGYLAEAKGEED from the coding sequence GTGACCGAGCCTTCCGAGGCGGGCTCCGAACCGGTCGAGGCCGACCTCGACACCGGACCGATCCGGCTGCCCGGGTACGGCCTGACGGATTCGGGCGCCTTCGAAGAGGCGCCGACCCCGCCCTCGGGCCACCCCGCGGCGTGGCCGCACGCGGTGTCGCCGCTGCTGCCGCCGTTCCCGCTGCCCCCGGCCCCGCCCGTCCCGGCCCCGCCCGCCCCGGCGCCGGCCGGGCCACCGCCCCCGGTGGCCGGCCCGCCGCCGAACCCGGGCTCGCCCGCGCCGCTGCCGCCGCTCGGCTCGCCGCGCAAGGAGCGGGAAAGCGTTGTCGCGCTGTTCCTCGTGCACATGTTCCCGATCGGGCACCTGCCGGTGGCGATGGACAAGCCGGCGCTGCAGCTGCCGCTGCCCGACGACCCGGACGGCTTCGGCCCGAACGACCACCCGGACGCCCGGCTCATCTTCGACGACCAGGCGCTCACCAACGTCACCGCCGGGTTCCGCCGGTCGCCGACCGCGCCACCGCGGCCGGTGCCGCGGCACCTGACCGAGGGCTACGTGCCGTACGCCCACGCGACGCAGGCGGTGTGGATCCGCCGGTTCGTCGTCGGGCACAGCGAGCTCGGGCCGGAGTACGCGTGGCCGCCGGGCGAGATGTTCCCCGAGGGCAGCGTCGACCACGCCGAACCGGTGATGGTCCCGGCCAACACCGTGCTCGACCGCTTCGGCCCGGCGTACGGCCGCGTGTTCTTCGCCGACGGGACACCGTTCGCGGAACGCTCGCTGCCGCCCGGGATGCTGGACGCGGAGTACCGCCGGTACGTCGTCGTGCGCGCGGTGCCGATGTGGCGGTCGGAGACCGCGAACTGGTTCGGCCAGGTCGGCGGGGGTACCCGGTACCGTGCCCTGCTGGCCGCCGACGAGCTCGTGACCCTCGGCTACCTCGCCGAGGCCAAGGGGGAAGAGGACTGA